The Phragmites australis chromosome 1, lpPhrAust1.1, whole genome shotgun sequence genomic interval TAGCTTGCTATGCCAACTTGCATGGTTTGTAGCGGCAGGTTCAAAGATTTTGCTATTTCGAACAGAGAACATCCTGCAATAGCGGTTAGATTTAAATTTGTACTATTGGTATTTGGAGACTACGAGGTACTGTTAAGTTTCTCTACATTACCGAGCAACATACAAAACACATACCGCACATACGAATCACTAACCACATTCTGTAACTTCTTTTCCTTTGAGAAATTTAGGTTCATGCCATCGTGTCAATTGCAGTTTCGGTTTTTGCCATCGCTTGTGTAATTATTCGGTTCATACCATTGGTTTTAAAACTTGTTAGGCTCATGCCACTGTTGGATCAAACCAGTGGTATAAACCGAACAGGTTTTTCGGTCTAAACGCACAACTGGTGGCATGAACTGGAGAATTTTTACAACCAATGGTATGAACCTAATAATTCAAAAAGTAATGACAAAAACCGAAACAACAATTGAAGCAGTGACATAAACCTaaattttcctttccttttctgttTGGCAAATGACTAATCTACCCATAACTATCTAAGAACAATTAACTGAGCAGCAAGTGTAATAGGAGTATTTCAATATTAGCAAATGTGTAATACCACTATGACATGTTGTAAGTATTAGTAGCTGCAAACAATCGAGCACACTACTCTCCTGCAACACTCCATCTGACAACTCAAGGGCAGCTTCCCTACACAACCAGATCACCGGCTCGCCGCCCCCAGCTGCAGGCAAGGCACGGCGATACTTCTATCCTCCACGGCTTTTGCACCAAATCAGATCCTACACAGCCCGGATGACACAAGAAAGCGGTGCCCACAACAACATCGTAGATCTGCATTCCTCAACCTCAGCCGAATCCGGCTGCGAGGGGGTTTGAACAAGCAAAGCAAAGTGCACGCACCTCCGGGAGATCTAGATGGGCACTGAGTAGGAAGGAAACCCACGGAGAACGCCGCGCCGCGAGATTTGATAACCGATCGCGGCAGCCTCCGCCGCCCTGGATCCTCTTGCCGGCGCCGTAGAACCACCGGAGAAACCTCGCTGCCACttagaaggggaaaaaaaaaaacccgaaTCACCACCTCTCCGACTCCGAACTGGTCGGCTTGTTTccggatttttttatatttcgaaaatacaaaaatatgcgtcaatttgaaaaaaaatacaaaaatagatgTAAGTAGAGagacatgtttaaaaaataaacatatcaggtgacagattaaaaaataaaaatattttttttcacttactcttaaaattcaaaacactatcaaaattgttatgaaaaaatctagaaattttGTGGTATGCAAGATATTATGATCTATCTCTCAAACaagtttcaaataaaaatataatatgtgCAATGAGAAAAAGACAGATTTTATTATACataaaatttcttttttctcattgtaaatatcatatttgaagttgaatttttttaagctaaATTATAAGATCCTCTGCACCATCTATTTTTTCAGagtttttataattatttcgatatattttgaattttggaatatTTTTAAACCTGTCGACAGGTGCCAATCTCTCTACCatatctatttttgtaatttttttcgaatgatatctatttttgaattttttgattttcgaaatataaaaaaatattgtttccgCGACATCTCAGTTGGGCCGTGTGCGAACTCAAGTTGGGCTTCTGCCTGGAGGCTTATACTAGGCCGATCTAGGCCCGCTacggaggaggatgagaagtTCGATCTGGGCTCGAGTCCGCAACAGCAGAGTGCGGCGTCTGCTCCCTGCTCGTCCCCTCGGCGACTTTCCCTTCTCCTCCGCGGCCGTCTCCCGACCCCGGCGACGCCTCCtccctcctgctcctcctcctcgtcgatcTCGTCGCGGTTagtctcctcctccaccttcctCCTTCGTTCAATCTGCTCGTGCCTCCTTCGTCCACTCCGGCGCCGCCCACTTCTCCTCAACTTGCATCGTTCGGTCGCGCGTGGGCCGGAGCCGCCGCGCCATCACCGGTATGGTGGGAGTGGGGTTTGTAATCAGGGTGAATGAAAAATTTCTTTCTATAGTTCTCTCTGCTTGCCAGACCTGCTCTAGGGTTTAGCTCCCTTGTTTCGCTGCCCTGCACCAGGTGCTCCGTTCGTACTGATACTAGCGTGTAGCGCGAGCTCCTTGTTGCCGCGACGAGATTCGGTTGTTGATTTCTCGGTTTATTCGGTACATCCATCGCTTAATCCTCATTGTTTGGTGCTGTATTTTTCCACCGCAGGGTACCATGGCGAGGTTGGTGTCCACCGCCCTCGTGAAGGGACTCGTGAGGTCGTGCCGCGCATCCAGCACAGCTGTAAGGCCCTGACATTCATTCCTCGACGGGTTTCTATATTCGTCATCTCTAAGTGCTACCATAACGAGATTGTTTGATAGAGTTATTTGATCTTACTTTACCTCATATTTCTTTCAAGAATACTACTAGTACATATGGGATTTTGGAATTTGGAGTTGAGTAACTGTATATGAGAGTCCCGGAGCTCCAATACACATACTTAGTAGATTTAGTTCACTGTAGCTATCATATCTTTGGACACTGTGTTGTACTGTTACCATTTGTGCTGCCTCTGTGGATAAGCAAGAAATTATTATATCTTAACAAATGTAATGGATGCTACAGGGAACTCGTTCAGGGTCGTCATGACACAAGACCATGGTTGTCAAAATCTCAATTCTATCGTGCGATTTTACAACTTTACAGTCTAAATTGACTGGACTGACTCTATGATTTTGATCAGTAGAATCTTTGATTTTACAATTCGGATAGTTATGATTCTACAATTTGCGATCTTACGGTAGGACTTCCGATCCGATTTAGAATCTGCGATTTTAACAAGTTTGCACAAGACACGCAAGTGTTTGATGTGCCATCTAATGGAAAATGCTGTTTGCAGATGTACTAGTTTGGTGTGGGGGCAATCTGTTTAGTTCCGGCATAGACATGATATGCTGTTAATGTTTTAAGTTAGTTACGGTGTAATGAATATCATTCTCTGTATGCAACCTTCTAGTTTCCAGCACCTGTATCTCTTAAAAGAAACTTTTCGGCAGCTGCATTGAACTTTTATCCCTGTGATATGTACGTTTCAATCTTTATTTTGTAAGCTATGTGATAAAGAACCAGCCAACCTTGCACTGTTAGAGTTCGGCAAGCCAAGTTGTACAGTTTAACTTCTTTGTGTGAATATGTGATATGAGATTGGCCACCTTTCCCATTTAAGAAAGATCATACTGATGCATATGCTGTATTTGGTGTTCTATTAgtgcttcatttttttttaatttttcatgacGCATCCTTGTTTTGCATGATAACTGGAAGAGTAGGCTGTTGTGTCACGACCAGCTATCCAGCAGTTTATGAACTACTCATCAAGTCTTGGCAGAGCTCCTAATGCAAATGGGGAATCTACAACACGAGTAGCTGCTGATCCTGATACACATCAAGATTTCCAGCCAACAAGCAAAAGTTCAGGCATGTCTTTGCACGACATCGTCGCTCAGGTATTTACAACCTACAAATGAATTTTCACAATGTTTAGATTAAATCACTTAACTTTTGACGGAACTAGGCACAACCTGAAGCTTATGTTTCCATCATTTTGTTTGTGCCATTTGTTCATTTGAAGTTAAATCCTTTGGGCAGGACATCAAGGAGAAACCAGTCTTGATCTATATGAAGGGTTATCCTGATTCTCCAAGGTGTGGGTTCAGTGCACTGGCAGTTAAGGTCCTCCAGCAATATGGTAAGTTGGCTCTGAGTACTGGTTTTCTAAAATACAGTCGTCTCTGCGGCGCTCCTTAAATTCTTAATCCATATCTTGTCTATTATAGGTGTCCCTATCAGTGCTAGAGATATTCTGTCAGATCTCAAGCTCAAAGAGAGTGTTAAAGCCCACACGTAAGTGACTTCTTCTACCTCCCATATCATGTGTAGATGGTAAGTGGTAACAGTAACACACTTGTGTCCAGAAGGGAAAGGAACTAGactacaacaacaaagcctaTCCTAAgtaagttggggtaggctagagatgaaatccacaagattcaactaaaaagttgatgagaaaacaataatgataataaatgtactagtaatagtaaaaaataaaaataataacggTACAAGAAGACTGATGCATAGGTTATGGTTCTGGCATGTGGATTGCTAACTTACACGTACTTCTATCTGTGGATAGTTCTTTGGGGATATTTCATcccttcaagtctctctttacagactctTCTCATGTTAGGTTTGATCGACCTCTGCCATTCTTCACATTATCCTCGCGCCGCAGTATCCCGCTATGTACATCTGATTTTGGAGGCCTCTGTCggatatgtccaaaccatctcaaccaatGTTAGATAAGCTTTTTTTTAATTGGCGCTACTCCTACCATATcacgtatatcattattttggaTCCGATCTTTTCTTGTATGGCCACAAGTCCATTGCAACATAGACATATCTGCTACACTTAACTGTTGGACATATCTCCTTTTAGTTAGCCAACATTTGGTGTCATATAACATCACGGGTCGAATCGCCGCCCTATAGAACTTACCTTTCAACTTTTGTGGCACCCTCTtgtcacagaggatgctagAAGTTGGCACCATTTAACTTTTGCATGGCAAGAGAATTGTATGAATTTTATGGTGAAGTGGTTTTTTTAGTTTCACTGTGCGACACAAGAACCAGCTTTTACAAATGATTactctaaaataaattttcaaaaggaACAAAATTAGCTCGATTATTGAGAATGAGTTTAATTACTAAGTTGACATTTCAATTTATGAAATTaagaaatggatttccacacaACTTTCAGTTGGTTCTCATGCCAGAATCAGGGAATGTTTAACTTTGTGAATTTCACAATTTATTATGTTTTGTTCGTGCAGTAACTGGCCTACATTTCCACAAATATTTATCAAAGGAGAGTTTGTTGGGGGATCCGATATCATACTAAACATGCACCAGGCAAGTGAGTTCATCATGGCTGGTTTTAATAACCAGATAACCTGGCCAGCATTCAACTGTTATTGATTTCTTCACAATTTTATTCAGAAGGGTGAACTTAAGGATCTGCTCAGCGATATCGCGCAAAAAGGCGAACAAAATGGTGGCTCATGAACAAGCCACAGTATGTTATTTTTACAACTCAAACTTCACAGCAAGTGTGTTCTTTATCAGATGATATTTGGCTAACCTCGCattggtttctttttttttctttttcttttttttgcagcTTTGGATGCGTATTTGTGTTCCTTGTTGTTTGATCTGGTCGTGCCAACCGTGATGGAAAATCCCTCAGTGGCTCAATTCCAGAACTCCAGGAGTATCCCATGTTCTCTTCAATGACAAATAAACACCACGACACTTCTTTGGTGTGCGCTGTGCTTTCCGCCTGATATCGATCATTAGTTTCAAGATGCATGGGGTGCATTAGGCTCCTTTCCTTTTGAGCTGAACGATAGCTGCAACAGCAAACGATGAGGCTATGCCATACTCATATGTGATACTGTTCTCTACCAGTTaattttgcttgtgttcttaaCTGCCTTCCACCAGAAAGCACACCAGGGCTGTGCTTGTTGCGCTACAAGAACTGATCTGCGTTCGAGCTACGTCATGAGAAATATTAGAAACTGATTGCATTCATCTAGAGCCTGCCTGCGTATGCTACCGCCAGCGTAGACAAACGAAATGGCATTTTGCGATTTCCAGTAGACATGGTGTATCTGGGAGGCCTTAAGCACATAATCAACCGGTATATATCAATATGTCTACATACGAAAAGAGTCCTCAAGTACACGATCTGATTGGTAGACACCACACCGGAACTTTTCTTTTGCTCCCAGATATCACGGTGCTGCCATCGTTCATGGAGAGGGCAAAACATTTCAAGGGGCACCACACCGGAACTTATCTTTTGCTCCTAGATATCACGGTGCTGCCATCGTACATGGGGAGGGCAAAACATTTCAAGGGAAAGCGAATGGAAAATACGAAATGCCAAACAATGAAAAACATCACTGCTATGCTACCACAACCAAATAGACCTAAGCTGTCACTCCAGAGGGAAACACAGACCAAATTATGGAAATTTCAAGCGTACAAGATTCACCGAGACAAGTCTTGCGTAATGAAAAGCTACAACATGGCCGTATACCCGAGCCCAAGTTTGCTATTAAACCATTTATCCCTTGAATTTTTGGAATAACAACAGGTATTATTTGGACAGCACTACGCGAGTCTTTCTCGTAGCATTTTTCAATTAAGATGACGAAGTGCCGATCCCCAAGTTTTCTGTAAGCCATTTGCCGACTTCGTCCATCTCCTCTGGAACGGTGTAGTGTCCAAGACTTCACGAAGGAGAGTATTACCATGAGAAAACAAGATAGAAAATTGCTATGTAAGTGGAAAATAGCTGAATCGGGGGGCATCGAACCTATTGTACGACTTGAAGGCCACCTTGGAAAATCCAGTTGACTTCAAGGCACCAGCGGATCTCTCCCCATGCTTGTAGAGAACTACGTCATCAGCTGCACAGAATGAAAATGTAACATAAATTACTAATGGAGGTAATTTCTTGTTTATGGATACACAGAAAGAACCTTTTACAACTGGGTTCCTTGTGCATTATGAAATCAAACTAAATCGTTGTCGAGACACATGATCTAAATAGTATGGTCCTGTAAGCTCCAATATGCCAGGGACATCCAGTTTATGTCCATGAAAACTAGGCCCCACCTGAACTTCTGCCAGAAATCGCCTAGCAAtatgggtgtgtttggttggatgttCTCTTAGATTCTTAGATTTGGACAGGTAATCACCTGCATTCACCTTTCTGGGACTCTTGAGGCAAAACATGAGGCATAGACAAGTTTGGGCGATTCAAAGATAAAGTGACACAAGTTTTCTGACAAGTGTTGACTATAAGTATTTGGGGAGAGGttacaaatataaaaaactGCCGAAATAATTGACTGGGAGTCCCAATTCCACTCCATGTGCTACAGAGAAGCAAATTCAGGCAATGTGATAATCCCCATCCTaaatttttgagaaatataTATGATCATTTCTGCTTTGCACTATAAGTACTACCATCAGGGGGCATGGACAGTTTCTTTTGAAATGGATGGCATCGTTAAGATAGTGTAGCCAGAGTTAGGATATAGTAATTTATGATATGAGATGTCGAAACTTGAAAGTCATGCACGGATAGGTTATTTTTGGTGCGAAGTGTTACAAGCGAGATAGACTCATTAGCTAGCCCTTTTTTTCCTGGGAATAATTATATATGCTCGTTTTCAAAACTTGAGGAGTATATTAAAATAGATTATGCCTTCACCTGTACATATAATGCTGGTTTGAGTATCATGTATAAACTCTATACTGCCTCCAAGCTGAATGTTAGAACTTAGAACCTTGCCCATCAAGATGCTTATATCATGCTAAGCATAGAACTATGATAGAAATCCTAGCACGTTGAGTTAAGATATAGAGCAGATATGCACCTTTTCCATGACAGAGAAAAAGAGGTATGGATGAAGCCTTCTGTGCAGCCTCTTGTGAGGCTTCAATTTTGTTCTTCAAGGTCCTGAGGTGACCACAAAGCATAAAGTGCACCAGCAAAAAGGCAGCAGTTTCACTAAAACATATATACATCAAGATCCTAGAACAAACCTGGCACATGGAAGCCAGCCACTAAGACCAACGGCCAAACTTAGGTTCACAGGGTATGGATTGCCATTTCCATATTTTCCATGAGCAAAGCAAGTTGCAGAGTAAAGAGCAGTAGCAGCACCCATGCTAAACCCACCAACACCAAGTTTGACTGCAATCACAAAGGTTATAGAGATAAATATGATATTCACAGTAAAGAGAAACTAACTTAGCTTCTTTCTGCAGGAAAATGCATGATATATTATAGAAGCCCATTGGTTTAACGAAGTGTATAGAACAAATTCAAAAGTGCCCATAACAGAATAGAGGGGACATATGATAAC includes:
- the LOC133927357 gene encoding monothiol glutaredoxin-S4, mitochondrial-like, with product MARLVSTALVKGLVRSCRASSTAAVVSRPAIQQFMNYSSSLGRAPNANGESTTRVAADPDTHQDFQPTSKSSGMSLHDIVAQDIKEKPVLIYMKGYPDSPRCGFSALAVKVLQQYGVPISARDILSDLKLKESVKAHTNWPTFPQIFIKGEFVGGSDIILNMHQKGELKDLLSDIAQKGEQNGGS
- the LOC133926091 gene encoding uncharacterized protein LOC133926091, yielding MSFGGGSSVASGAKRPFEYGRTHVVRPKGTHKATIVWLHGLGDNGASWSQLLETLPLPNIKWICPTAPTRPVSLFGGFPSTAWFDVADLSEDAPDDIEGLDASAAHVANLLSTEPADIKLGVGGFSMGAATALYSATCFAHGKYGNGNPYPVNLSLAVGLSGWLPCARTLKNKIEASQEAAQKASSIPLFLCHGKADDVVLYKHGERSAGALKSTGFSKVAFKSYNSLGHYTVPEEMDEVGKWLTENLGIGTSSS